The following coding sequences are from one Leishmania braziliensis MHOM/BR/75/M2904 complete genome, chromosome 36 window:
- a CDS encoding putative MP18 RNA editing complex protein, producing the protein MYRRLCSVAVAPLMATTVHPLSSAVQCQSVTSTRAGVSCLSIRACSSTSGTSLGNISSTKGASFSAGRPGQRAPSINCVTLVGVVHDIQTGYVFEDAVTQFTLTTTSLDTANQGEECVVEKDHHTVRCFGDVFSREVRSKLNEGNVVCVNGRLRLNPQVEPSCNRYYYFPYIQVQPPHGQVSVVYGDRRSPPSPVNTVTGELDNSSDSATSGAAPDENGNATAKTQKTP; encoded by the coding sequence ATGTATCGCCGCCTTTGCTCAGTtgcagtggcgccgctgaTGGCGACCACGGTGCATCCGTTGtcctcggcggtgcagtGTCAGTCAGTTACAAGCACGCGCGCCGGTGTCTCATGTCTCTCGATACGCGCGTGCAGTAGCACTAGCGGCACCTCATTAGGCAATATCTCTTCCACAAAGGGCGCCAGCTTCAGCGCGGGTCGACCCGGTCAACGCGCGCCGTCGATTAACTGCGTGACACTCGTTGGCGTAGTGCATGACATCCAAACCGGCTACGTCTTCGAGGACGCTGTCACCCAATTCACGCTCACCACAACAAGCTTGGACACGGCGAACCAGGGTGAAGAGTGTGTGGTGGAGAAGGATCATCACACGGTGCGCTGCTTTGGCGATGTCTTTTCCCGAGAGGTCCGCTCCAAGCTGAACGAGGGCAACGTAGTCTGCGTGAATGGTCGTCTTCGCTTGAACCCGCAGGTAGAGCCGTCGTGTAACAGGTACTACTACTTCCCCTACATCCAAGTACAGCCGCCACACGGGCAGGTGAGCGTTGTGTACGGTGACCGTCGGTCCCCTCCGTCACCGGTGAACACAGTAACCGGTGAACTAGACAAtagcagcgacagcgccacaagcggcgcagcaccggaCGAGAATGGCAATGCTACTGCGAAGACACAGAAGACGCCGTAA